In Streptomyces sp. NBC_00878, a single window of DNA contains:
- the purN gene encoding phosphoribosylglycinamide formyltransferase: MAKAKRLVVLVSGSGTNLQALLDAIASAGSAAYGAEIVAVGADRENIAGLERAERVGLPTFVCRVKDHATRDEWDRALAEATAAYEPDLVVSAGFMKIVGKEFLARFGGRFVNTHPALLPSFPGAHGVRDALAYGARVTGCTVHFVDDGVDTGPIIAQGVVEVRDEDDESALHERIKEVERRLLVDVVGRLARNGYRIEGRKVFIP, from the coding sequence GTGGCCAAGGCCAAGCGCCTCGTCGTGCTGGTCTCCGGATCAGGTACGAATCTGCAGGCTCTCCTCGACGCGATCGCGTCGGCGGGGTCGGCCGCCTACGGAGCCGAGATCGTCGCGGTCGGCGCCGACCGCGAGAACATCGCGGGCCTGGAGCGCGCCGAGCGCGTCGGGCTTCCCACCTTCGTGTGCCGGGTGAAGGACCACGCCACGCGCGACGAGTGGGACAGGGCACTGGCCGAGGCGACCGCCGCGTACGAGCCGGATCTCGTTGTCTCGGCCGGGTTCATGAAGATCGTGGGCAAGGAGTTCCTGGCCCGCTTCGGTGGCCGGTTCGTGAACACCCATCCCGCGCTGCTGCCGAGTTTCCCGGGGGCGCACGGCGTTCGCGACGCTCTCGCGTACGGCGCGCGGGTGACCGGGTGCACCGTCCACTTCGTCGACGACGGCGTCGACACCGGCCCGATCATCGCCCAGGGCGTGGTCGAGGTCCGGGACGAGGACGACGAAAGCGCTCTGCACGAGCGCATCAAGGAAGTCGAGCGAAGGCTGCTCGTCGATGTCGTGGGGCGGCTCGCCCGCAACGGCTATCGCATTGAGGGACGAAAGGTATTTATCCCGTGA
- a CDS encoding serine/threonine-protein kinase, with protein MTGAYAVTVPKGYRVGSWEVREPIATGAFGSVYEARSTGADEDLPKSAALKFLPTGTGTPRQLTHLRELAEREIELHRRLRRPRLIRMYETLTVDDPGRPGLDGATVLVLERAEGSLAALLARSPRPPHGPALLAQICEGLAQLHRAGWVHGDLKPANVLLMKDGSARLADFNMAAELEGTHAYTAAFATPDYTPPELLWAEIGERGRQIRPSADVWAFGVLAHLVLTDTFPLPGGTPTTRRDAAVRYARGTDELRLSPQLPDAWREIVRNCLARTHTERISGETLLRQVEAAAGTGRSPRPPRLRAWRGRRPRLVLAAAAATVAVSALAYGITAWAGDSADGTEEGGGRAPATEKVVQASYGDGELRTGKGVPAVYRPLIVDSAHECVQEDVTPALLAAMLKVESDFDPDLSDPAANEYGIARWTPRVLRWWIRSDGTTPKAIPEPPFSPAESIPAMSRYLCWIAPRIDAKLTGDHRVLIAAAYRTSFEKVNDAAGVPPKYHDYAARVAHYLKEYTPPGKK; from the coding sequence GTGACCGGGGCGTACGCGGTCACGGTGCCCAAGGGGTACCGGGTGGGGTCCTGGGAGGTGCGGGAGCCGATCGCCACCGGCGCGTTCGGCAGCGTGTACGAGGCCCGGTCCACCGGCGCCGACGAGGACCTGCCGAAGTCGGCCGCGCTGAAGTTCCTGCCCACCGGCACCGGTACGCCCCGTCAGCTGACGCATCTGCGTGAACTCGCCGAGCGCGAGATCGAGTTGCACCGCAGGCTCAGGCGCCCGCGGCTCATCCGGATGTACGAGACCCTCACCGTCGACGACCCCGGCCGCCCCGGCCTCGACGGCGCCACCGTCCTCGTACTGGAGCGCGCGGAGGGCTCGCTCGCCGCGCTGCTTGCCCGCTCCCCGCGTCCGCCGCACGGCCCCGCGCTGCTCGCGCAGATCTGCGAGGGCCTGGCGCAGCTGCACCGAGCGGGCTGGGTGCACGGCGACCTCAAGCCCGCCAACGTGCTGCTGATGAAGGACGGTTCGGCCCGGCTCGCCGACTTCAACATGGCCGCCGAACTGGAGGGCACCCACGCCTACACCGCCGCCTTCGCCACCCCCGACTACACCCCGCCCGAACTCCTCTGGGCCGAGATCGGCGAACGCGGCCGCCAGATCAGGCCCTCGGCCGACGTCTGGGCCTTCGGCGTCCTCGCCCACCTCGTGCTCACCGACACGTTCCCGCTGCCGGGCGGCACCCCTACAACCCGCCGGGACGCGGCGGTCCGCTACGCACGCGGCACCGATGAGCTCCGGCTGTCCCCCCAACTCCCGGACGCCTGGCGGGAGATCGTACGGAACTGTCTGGCCCGTACGCACACGGAACGGATCTCCGGCGAGACGCTGCTGCGACAGGTGGAGGCGGCGGCCGGCACCGGCCGGTCCCCCCGTCCGCCGAGGCTGCGCGCGTGGCGCGGACGCCGCCCGAGGCTCGTCCTGGCCGCCGCGGCGGCCACGGTCGCCGTCTCGGCGCTCGCGTACGGCATCACCGCCTGGGCGGGCGACAGCGCGGACGGCACGGAGGAGGGCGGGGGCCGCGCTCCCGCGACCGAGAAGGTCGTCCAGGCCTCCTACGGCGACGGCGAACTCCGTACCGGCAAGGGCGTACCGGCCGTCTACCGGCCGCTGATCGTGGACTCCGCGCACGAGTGTGTGCAGGAGGACGTCACGCCCGCACTCCTCGCCGCCATGCTGAAGGTGGAGAGCGATTTCGACCCCGATCTGTCCGATCCCGCCGCGAACGAGTACGGAATCGCCCGCTGGACCCCGCGCGTGCTGCGCTGGTGGATCCGGTCCGACGGCACCACCCCCAAGGCCATCCCCGAGCCCCCGTTCTCGCCCGCCGAGTCCATTCCGGCCATGAGCCGCTACCTGTGCTGGATCGCGCCCCGTATCGACGCCAAGCTCACCGGCGACCACCGGGTGCTGATCGCGGCCGCCTACCGGACGTCGTTCGAGAAGGTGAACGACGCGGCCGGCGTTCCCCCGAAGTACCACGACTACGCCGCCCGCGTCGCTCACTACCTCAAGGAATACACGCCTCCGGGGAAGAAGTGA
- the purH gene encoding bifunctional phosphoribosylaminoimidazolecarboxamide formyltransferase/IMP cyclohydrolase → MRRALISVYDKTGLEELARGLHAAGVELVSTGSTAAKIAAAGVPVTKVEELTGFPECLDGRVKTLHPRVHAGILADLRLESHREQLGELGVEPFQLVVVNLYPFRETVASGATPDECVEQIDIGGPSMVRAAAKNHPSVAVVTSPERYADVLSAARDGGFDLHARKRLAAEAFQHTAAYDVAVASWFASSYAPADESDFPDFIGATFEKRSTLRYGENPHQGAALYVDTASNSGSAAGGGLADAEQLHGKEMSYNNYTDTDAARRAAYDHDEPCVAIIKHANPCGVAIGANVAEAHRKAHACDPVSAYGGVIAVNRPVSKEMAEQVAEIFTEVIVAPEYEDGALEALTKKKNIRVLRAHQGPAAPVEVKQIDGGRLLQVTDRLQADGDNPSSWTLATGEPLSEGELAELAFAWRACRAVKSNAILLAKDGASVGVGMGQVNRVDSAKLAVERAGAERARGSFAASDAFFPFPDGLEILTDAGVKAVVQPGGSVRDELVVDAAKKAGVTMYFTGTRHFFH, encoded by the coding sequence ATCCGCCGCGCGCTCATCAGCGTCTACGACAAGACCGGTCTTGAAGAGCTCGCCCGCGGCCTGCACGCTGCCGGTGTCGAGCTGGTCTCCACCGGCTCCACCGCCGCGAAGATCGCTGCCGCCGGAGTCCCGGTCACCAAGGTCGAGGAGCTCACCGGCTTCCCCGAGTGCCTGGACGGCCGGGTCAAGACGCTGCACCCGCGTGTGCACGCGGGCATCCTCGCCGACCTGCGTCTGGAGTCCCACCGCGAGCAGCTCGGCGAGCTGGGGGTGGAGCCGTTCCAGCTGGTCGTCGTGAACCTCTACCCGTTCCGCGAGACCGTCGCCTCGGGGGCCACGCCCGACGAGTGCGTCGAGCAGATCGACATCGGCGGCCCCTCGATGGTCCGCGCCGCCGCCAAGAACCACCCGTCCGTGGCCGTGGTCACCAGCCCCGAGCGGTACGCCGACGTGCTGTCCGCCGCTCGCGACGGCGGGTTCGACCTGCACGCCCGCAAGCGGCTCGCCGCCGAGGCGTTCCAGCACACAGCCGCGTACGACGTCGCCGTCGCCTCCTGGTTCGCGAGCTCGTACGCGCCCGCCGACGAGTCGGACTTCCCCGACTTCATCGGCGCGACCTTCGAGAAGCGCAGCACCCTGCGGTACGGCGAGAACCCGCACCAGGGCGCCGCGCTGTACGTCGACACTGCATCCAATAGCGGCTCCGCCGCGGGGGGCGGCCTGGCCGACGCCGAGCAGCTGCACGGCAAGGAGATGTCGTACAACAACTACACGGACACGGACGCCGCGCGCCGTGCCGCGTACGACCACGACGAGCCCTGTGTCGCGATCATCAAGCACGCCAACCCGTGCGGCGTCGCGATCGGCGCGAACGTCGCCGAGGCGCACCGCAAGGCGCACGCCTGCGACCCGGTGTCGGCGTACGGCGGCGTGATCGCCGTCAACCGTCCCGTCTCGAAGGAGATGGCGGAGCAGGTCGCCGAGATCTTCACCGAGGTCATCGTCGCGCCCGAGTACGAGGACGGTGCGCTGGAGGCCCTCACCAAGAAGAAGAACATCCGCGTGCTCCGCGCCCACCAGGGCCCGGCCGCGCCGGTCGAGGTCAAGCAGATCGATGGCGGCCGCCTCCTCCAGGTCACCGACCGCCTCCAGGCCGACGGCGACAACCCGTCCTCCTGGACCCTGGCGACCGGCGAGCCCCTCTCCGAGGGCGAGCTGGCCGAACTGGCCTTCGCCTGGCGGGCCTGCCGTGCGGTGAAGTCCAACGCGATCCTCCTCGCCAAGGACGGCGCCTCCGTCGGCGTCGGCATGGGCCAGGTCAACCGCGTCGACTCCGCCAAGCTCGCCGTCGAGCGCGCGGGCGCCGAGCGGGCCCGGGGTTCCTTCGCCGCCTCGGACGCCTTCTTCCCCTTCCCCGACGGCCTGGAGATCCTCACCGACGCCGGCGTCAAGGCCGTGGTCCAGCCCGGCGGTTCGGTCCGCGACGAGCTGGTCGTCGACGCCGCGAAGAAGGCGGGCGTGACGATGTACTTCACGGGGACGCGGCACTTCTTCCACTGA
- a CDS encoding protein kinase, translated as MSGAASDAPNGRSYAVSVPKGYRVGPWEVREPIASGAFGSVYAARRAGGGGGDRGGAGDGDVAGARTTQQAGKGAGKRSRKGAGERAGKGAGDGAAEKTVAVGGSAVVGSAVADGGTGPLPRHAALKFLPTGTRTPRQLHHLRELADREQELLKRLRSPRLIRMYEALTVDDPEHPELDGATVLVLERAEGSMDALLDRSATPGSGPALLAQVCEGLHQLHHAGWVHGDLKPANILLMKDGSARLGDFNLAAELEGTHAYSPAFSTPDYTPPELLWAEIGVRGQQIRPTADIWAFGVLAHLVLTGSLPLPGATAEARRDAVVRYARGTDELRLSPELPPDWREIITDCLAPTHAERAPYDAASLLRRVEQVAGTARSARLPRLRPRRWRRPVLAAAVAVAVLSAATVTVTYALRDSDTVVAAPPTCEKPAVYEDSTYGRGYTAGWSGTWDFAIKQGEGGSQVRELQCLLKHLHGFTGIGVDGEFGPLTDAAVVAFQKREGLSADGEVGPNTWRALRTRD; from the coding sequence GTGAGTGGCGCGGCGAGCGACGCACCGAACGGACGTTCCTACGCCGTCTCCGTTCCGAAGGGCTACCGGGTGGGCCCCTGGGAGGTGCGCGAGCCGATCGCGTCCGGCGCGTTCGGCAGCGTGTACGCGGCCCGGCGGGCCGGGGGCGGGGGCGGGGACAGAGGTGGGGCAGGTGACGGGGATGTGGCCGGAGCGCGGACCACGCAACAGGCCGGGAAGGGGGCCGGGAAAAGGTCCCGAAAGGGGGCCGGGGAACGGGCCGGGAAGGGAGCCGGTGACGGGGCCGCCGAGAAGACCGTCGCCGTCGGCGGTTCCGCCGTCGTGGGCTCCGCCGTCGCCGACGGCGGAACCGGCCCGCTGCCCCGGCACGCCGCGCTGAAGTTCCTGCCGACCGGTACCCGCACCCCGCGCCAGCTGCACCACCTGCGTGAACTGGCCGACCGTGAACAGGAGTTGCTGAAGCGGCTGCGCTCACCACGCCTGATCCGGATGTACGAGGCGCTGACGGTCGACGACCCGGAGCACCCCGAACTCGACGGCGCCACCGTCCTCGTACTGGAACGGGCGGAAGGCTCGATGGACGCGCTCCTCGACCGGTCCGCCACCCCGGGATCCGGGCCCGCCCTGCTGGCCCAGGTCTGCGAGGGCCTGCACCAGCTGCACCACGCCGGCTGGGTGCACGGCGACCTCAAACCCGCCAACATCCTGCTGATGAAGGACGGTTCGGCGCGTCTCGGCGACTTCAACCTGGCGGCGGAACTGGAGGGCACCCACGCCTACTCCCCCGCATTCTCCACCCCCGACTACACACCACCGGAACTCCTCTGGGCCGAGATCGGCGTACGCGGCCAGCAGATCCGCCCGACCGCCGACATCTGGGCCTTCGGTGTACTGGCCCACCTGGTCCTGACGGGCTCCCTGCCCCTGCCGGGCGCCACGGCCGAGGCCCGCCGCGACGCGGTGGTGCGGTACGCGCGGGGGACCGACGAGCTCCGTCTGTCCCCCGAACTCCCGCCGGACTGGCGGGAGATCATCACCGACTGCCTGGCCCCTACGCACGCGGAGCGCGCCCCGTACGACGCGGCCTCGCTGCTGCGCCGGGTGGAGCAGGTCGCGGGGACGGCCCGTTCGGCCCGCCTGCCGAGGCTGCGGCCCCGCCGGTGGCGCCGCCCCGTCCTGGCGGCCGCGGTCGCGGTGGCGGTGCTGAGCGCGGCGACGGTGACGGTGACGTACGCCCTGCGGGACTCGGACACGGTGGTCGCCGCGCCGCCCACCTGCGAGAAGCCCGCGGTGTACGAGGACAGCACCTACGGCCGCGGCTATACCGCGGGTTGGAGCGGCACGTGGGACTTCGCCATCAAGCAGGGCGAGGGTGGCAGCCAGGTCAGAGAGCTCCAGTGCCTGCTCAAGCACCTTCACGGCTTCACCGGAATCGGAGTGGACGGCGAATTCGGCCCGCTGACCGACGCGGCCGTCGTGGCCTTCCAGAAGCGGGAGGGCCTGTCGGCGGACGGAGAGGTGGGCCCGAACACGTGGCGCGCCCTGCGTACCAGGGACTGA
- a CDS encoding FHA domain-containing protein — protein sequence MYSVIVVPPGGTGSGDQIHLSAGEKLVFGRSAREGGLTIAHEGVSRVAGEITAHRAFWILSNLSQDQTYVVENPEGAGEHIKVAPGRLDAPVSFEFSRVVLPAAGELLSFDVWAPRHTYSRTAHPGVSGATTAAAFSLDRTKRYFAVLAALCEPRLRGEPHAPLATSDQLVERLRPSWPAASRSSVYWNIDYLAVKLRLRPGPDTAEPGPRLYGKKESLVSLALRFDLVREDDLVVLAPAPREAEQ from the coding sequence ATGTACAGCGTCATCGTGGTACCGCCGGGGGGCACTGGATCAGGCGACCAGATCCATCTCTCGGCGGGCGAGAAGCTCGTCTTCGGCAGGTCCGCGCGGGAGGGCGGTCTGACGATCGCCCACGAAGGAGTGTCCAGGGTCGCCGGTGAGATCACCGCGCACCGGGCCTTCTGGATCCTGAGCAACCTCAGCCAGGACCAGACGTACGTGGTGGAGAACCCGGAGGGCGCGGGCGAGCACATCAAGGTCGCGCCGGGCCGCCTGGACGCGCCCGTGTCGTTCGAGTTCTCGCGCGTGGTGCTGCCCGCGGCGGGTGAGCTGCTCAGCTTCGACGTGTGGGCGCCGCGCCACACGTACAGCCGTACGGCTCATCCCGGGGTCTCCGGCGCCACCACGGCCGCGGCGTTCTCGCTCGACCGCACCAAGCGGTACTTCGCGGTGCTGGCCGCCCTGTGCGAGCCCCGGTTACGGGGCGAACCGCACGCCCCGCTCGCCACGAGCGACCAGCTCGTGGAGCGGCTGCGGCCCTCCTGGCCCGCGGCGAGCCGCTCGTCCGTGTACTGGAACATCGACTACCTGGCGGTCAAACTGCGCCTGAGACCCGGCCCTGACACGGCGGAACCCGGCCCGCGCCTCTACGGCAAGAAGGAGTCACTGGTCTCGCTCGCGCTCCGCTTCGACCTCGTACGGGAGGACGATCTCGTCGTCCTGGCGCCGGCCCCGCGGGAGGCGGAGCAGTGA
- a CDS encoding aldo/keto reductase: MRYRTIGTAPETRREVSVLSLGAMLFGTVTDEATSFAILDRFVEAGGTFIDTSDNYAFWANGTQGGESEALLGRWRRSRGIGDEIVIATKLGARPLAPGTSYLDNPEGLSAKAIREAAEGSRERLGVAKLDLLYAHIEDTAVSLRETVEGFAELVAEGTVGLLGASNHWTWRLERARNLAAAAGLPGYEVLQYQHSYLRKRADLPSRLSPDGDQGVTGGHLLSYLRADPSLTLVAYTPLLSGRYVREDKPLGPEFDHAGTPARLAALRSVAEETGATVNQVVLSWLIGGEIPAIPLVGCSSLAQLNENLAAVDLELTAEQRARLDAAR, translated from the coding sequence ATGCGCTACCGCACGATCGGCACGGCCCCGGAGACCCGCCGTGAGGTGAGCGTCCTCAGCCTCGGCGCGATGCTGTTCGGCACGGTCACGGACGAGGCGACCTCGTTCGCGATCCTCGACCGTTTCGTCGAGGCGGGCGGCACGTTCATCGACACGTCCGACAACTACGCGTTCTGGGCCAACGGTACGCAGGGCGGTGAGAGCGAGGCCCTGCTCGGCCGCTGGCGGCGCAGCCGTGGCATCGGCGACGAGATAGTCATCGCCACGAAGCTGGGCGCACGGCCGCTCGCCCCGGGCACGAGCTACCTCGACAACCCGGAGGGCCTGTCCGCCAAGGCCATCCGCGAGGCGGCGGAGGGCAGCCGCGAACGGCTCGGCGTCGCGAAACTGGACCTTCTGTACGCCCACATCGAGGACACGGCCGTGTCCCTGCGGGAGACCGTCGAGGGCTTCGCCGAACTAGTCGCCGAGGGCACGGTCGGGCTGCTCGGCGCCAGCAACCACTGGACCTGGCGCCTGGAGCGGGCGCGGAACCTCGCCGCGGCGGCCGGCCTGCCCGGCTACGAGGTCCTCCAGTACCAGCACAGCTATCTGCGCAAGCGCGCCGACCTGCCCAGCCGGCTCTCGCCGGACGGCGACCAGGGTGTGACCGGCGGTCACCTGCTCAGCTATCTGCGCGCCGACCCGTCCCTCACGCTCGTCGCCTACACCCCGCTCCTGTCCGGCCGTTACGTCCGCGAGGACAAGCCGCTCGGTCCCGAGTTCGACCACGCGGGCACCCCGGCCCGGCTGGCCGCACTCCGCTCGGTCGCCGAGGAGACCGGCGCGACCGTCAACCAGGTGGTCCTGTCGTGGCTGATCGGCGGCGAGATCCCGGCGATCCCTCTCGTCGGCTGCTCCTCACTGGCCCAGCTGAACGAGAACCTGGCAGCGGTGGACCTGGAACTGACGGCGGAACAGCGGGCCCGGCTGGACGCGGCCCGCTGA
- a CDS encoding FHA domain-containing protein: MYSIIVVPPPTTEDEHSDAYGDTQSGTHSGTYGDRRTSTQLRLAPGERLAFGRSAADNGLAIAHEGVSRKAGEITAQGAFWVLSNLSAHQTYVVENPEGAGEHIKVGPGRLDAPVPFEFSRIVLPAAGDLLHIEVWAPRHDYLRSPEGMDGATTAPAFSVDRTKRYFAVLAALCEPRLRGEPHAPLPTVDQVVARLRPNWPAAARTSVQWNIDYLAVKLRLKPGPDTADTGPRLNGKKESLVSLALRFDLVREDDLLVLTEPASRTAR; this comes from the coding sequence TTGTACAGCATCATCGTGGTACCTCCGCCGACCACGGAGGACGAACACAGCGACGCGTACGGCGACACGCAAAGCGGTACGCACAGCGGCACGTACGGCGACCGGCGCACCAGCACCCAGCTGCGGCTCGCGCCCGGAGAGCGACTGGCCTTCGGCCGTTCCGCGGCCGACAACGGACTTGCGATCGCACACGAGGGCGTCTCCCGGAAAGCCGGGGAGATCACCGCGCAGGGCGCCTTCTGGGTACTGAGCAACCTCTCGGCCCACCAGACGTACGTGGTGGAGAACCCGGAGGGCGCGGGCGAGCACATCAAGGTCGGACCGGGCAGGCTGGACGCGCCGGTCCCCTTCGAGTTCTCCCGGATCGTGCTCCCGGCGGCGGGCGACCTGCTGCACATCGAGGTGTGGGCACCCCGTCACGACTATCTGCGCTCCCCGGAGGGCATGGACGGGGCGACGACCGCGCCCGCGTTCTCCGTCGACCGCACCAAGCGGTACTTCGCGGTCCTGGCCGCCCTCTGCGAGCCCCGGCTGCGCGGCGAACCGCACGCCCCGCTGCCCACGGTCGACCAGGTCGTGGCGCGGCTGCGCCCCAACTGGCCTGCCGCGGCCCGCACTTCGGTCCAGTGGAACATCGACTACCTCGCCGTGAAACTGCGTCTCAAGCCGGGCCCCGACACGGCGGACACCGGCCCGCGCCTCAACGGCAAGAAGGAGTCCCTGGTCTCCCTGGCCCTGCGCTTCGATCTCGTACGGGAGGACGACCTGCTCGTCCTGACGGAGCCGGCGAGCCGGACGGCCCGGTGA